A genome region from Cervus elaphus chromosome 18, mCerEla1.1, whole genome shotgun sequence includes the following:
- the LOC122674737 gene encoding 40S ribosomal protein S13-like, with amino-acid sequence MGRMHAPGKGLSQSALPYRRSVLTWLKLTSDDVKEQIYKLAKKGLTPSQIGVILRDSHGVAQVRFVTGNKILRILKSKGLAPDLPEDLYHLIKKAVAVRKHLERNRKDKDVKFRLILIGSRIHRLARYYKTKRVLPPNWKYESSTASALVA; translated from the coding sequence ATGGGTCGCATGCACGCTCCCGGGAAGGGCTTGTCCCAGTCGGCTCTGCCCTACCGCCGCAGCGTCCTCACCTGGCTGAAGCTCACTTCTGACGACGTGAAGGAGCAGATCTACAAACTGGCCAAGAAAGGCCTGACTCCCTCCCAGATCGGTGTGATCCTGAGAGACTCTCATGGTGTTGCACAAGTACGTTTTGTGACAGGCAACAAAATCTTGAGAATTCTTAAGTCCAAAGGACTTGCTCCTGACCTGCCCGAGGATCTCTATCATTTAATTAAGAAAGCCGTTGCTGTTCGAAAGCATCTTGAGCGGAACAGAAAGGATAAAGATGTTAAATTCCGTCTGATTCTGATTGGGAGCCGTATTCACCGGTTGGCTCGATACTACAAGACCAAACGAGTCCTGCCCCCCAACTGGAAATACGAGTCATCCACAGCTTCTGCCCTGGTTGCATAA